In Thunnus thynnus chromosome 20, fThuThy2.1, whole genome shotgun sequence, a single window of DNA contains:
- the prr12a gene encoding proline-rich protein 12 isoform X1 — MDRNYPGTGFGDLGAGAGWSYERSAKASLVYGSSRSSHPESELLHRQAYATPHPLQGYATNHHPGSSGQGGAWGAAGRSLGLSGLFDTGLHHASPSAPDASVMNLISALESRGPQPPPSASSLLSQFRTPSWQTAMHTPAPPELFISGALPGSGSFPSSSALSAYQHPASFSSRSFPTASLSLQDTPTFSPTSNGLLSPHDPLLHIKAPSQSSLGFDRLLSSQGAAAAAYRGSQDPTGATSAQASSARHLQSHQFNLLSSQLQDQSSQLYNASVFSSAQPQPQSQSQSNSAQERAVPRQDSVIKHYQRPTPAQSQLSSSAAHSLQHYLSCGGAGYQQIATHHRHAGLSCSPLGDQSPSSDHKATSRTEQYRPIIQPPYSSSSSSSSSSAGKGTKSSSSSGYSSASSASSSRTPHTPPSASSTSSSSSSSSATSGAHPSNSIPTSSSTAAPSRQQPPPQPAPPPPAPQQQQPPPTSTSAPQSLPKSCLSGYGSPVPPVKTPTSALTGQTPPQQQTQSYSPNQPPTSHLAQSYGGFSSPQAQDLSSGTGGKGYGSLGGRSQSYSTDIYGADSAYGSLPSSLGGAGSPSLGYGAPGHSPALLRSSGSSGSGASGGGSSSGTGSGNSGSGGGAGNSMTNERGGGGSGGGSYHIPDSSPSPSGNSGIIRPGLHSPVPTCPTQSPGGAGSNKYISSVLSPTFLASPQGYPDTRGPSSQPQSYHSTSSKTKADTSMLGVGSQRSQEEVDDDDEFLIQHLLQAQASPGPQAAHHHPQQSQQTSQQTQPQPQSVPPTTDAGKGLSYDMGKSSEERYHPQSVIRTHSATSSAGVGNAGSGGSIPGLENQLEMSLKKQQQQHQQQHHHQQQQQQQRNERSVGSSRSSGGRGSAEQVHSHLHHHDNLGSVVHYGRGDPYTQHSLAPQHSSHSQHVSSHSQIPSRTQMELQKKPQERAEIPYARKTPEVQQQHSQSQAAGSLMDSPTDQSRQPPHLLQSVLSHTTRNKLEPHQQHHKMDSHQQHQQQHHKMDSHRQHQPHQQHPKMDSHPQHQQHQKMDTHQHQQHHKIDSHSQHQQHHKMDSHPQQQQHSISQQQAVMDSAGGRLGSSKHQAQSQSQTTQLQLQLQSQALEVAAAHYNHGPPTHPHEQSQVKQSSVVSSLDMLERSLSQTSSTDVAVAEDRRGGGGSGGRSGANNERLRQQQQEQQQRQHPSHHQPQQSHHSQQHSASELHSFLSEPDIGLSTPSHMHHLSQHHPQQQQQQQHPSSQHQQTHSHHPHTQAHPQPQTPHPHHIPPPSASAHSQPQPDPQQPLSSQLTPQQSQLDQQRSEQHQFDTVSPVEKADQNQQSNRFVPLTSICFPDSLLQDEDRSFFPGMEDMFCADDYKSSCAGGGGPGQEEMNESHTGQEGMDSMKAGQSGGGAGGSSGASYDIMGHHGGDQGYEQYCHGLEEPSNNTMTLDLDSLKTHELPSTVNTEQLGLIQSQAPAMGMGSNNAGPNNSGAKLSAGPGGTSAGAGSGGLQSPIFCSSRPKKLLKSSSFHLLKERRDPNTLPKKSYAQEYEFEDDEDKADQPADIRLNSRRLPDLLPDLVSSCRKGGGGSGSLSPLMGDIDFYHSSGYSSMGSHSLLPQEGPKKRGRKPTRPKREGPPRPRGRPRIRPMPEPYTPRGMMGEMGGTTVGGGGGFSVEGRGRGRGRGSRGRGGRREDMYMEMSGKEQEQMHHHHLHQQQSQQLQHQPQQQHEPIPPLKIKLPIGTLSSSDALLRTDSLSGTDPALSDGSVGSAPSLGLSPGPPCSTESNRSQDKNKHKSQMMSEGVDEEGLEERGDEKDSESKAGFVASFLDFLKTGKRPPGLDISPGMEHDNGETSPCKSGGLRPLSPAPPPPPPPPPFGDGEGNGGLALGNCPSPKRVEDELKRNLETLPSFSSDEEDSVGKNQDLQKSISSAISALYDTPQLTSNIQPPLPPPPPQPQPTQAPLTPTLQPPTLSPQPAMHTPHAQPQSNEPDVLQPEDGDMDENKEEENEEERSTGEDGESDMTEEREPQLETLGAPKLEMSLPEIPPAPATPEPPSAPPSPASSSSPSHSPLPPLSLPSPLPQPEEQLENSQPSSPVAPTSPSPSPPPSATLPPPAATTPPPPPPPPPPPPPTSPPPPSSTQKEESPMPSPESPASPEEPPPPKITSLHLAQKQEDAAIVGESEEDESESGGEGIFRERDEFVVRVEDIRTLKLALQTGREPPPIWRVQKALLQKFSPEIKDGQRQFCATSNYLGYFGDAKRRYQRIYVKFLENVNKKDYVRVCSRRPWRRATPALRRQSLPRMASPPATQVPQKAVEKEERVSPPIQREQREKTRTTTTKEQREKKEVPAVVPKAKEREKDREPEKEKRVQPSQEKAEKRAAAAERGRAREERKAVERKEKEKAERPPKSKPAKVKAEPPPKKRKKWLKEVPSSSDSDSSDEAASENEMPVKGGVNNRAMREMFRSYVEMLVSTALDPDMIQALEDTDDELYLPPMRKIDSILSEQKRRLLRRVSMSSQHQEVLHAYPQIIVDPLDSGVVRVRLSGDAYNRKTLNRVKKTLPKPQVDLKLSGESYRIYSLYHSLHHYKYHTFLQCKKETNTIEQAAEDPGQEEVVQQCMANQSWLDTLFSSFIELLTLSTKA; from the exons TCTTGTATATGGGAGTTCCAGATCATCCCACCCTGAGTCTGAGCTCCTTCACCGACAAGCCTACGCCACCCCACACCCTCTGCAGGGTTATGCCACCAATCACCACCCAGGGAGCTCTGGCCAAGGCGGAGCTTGGGGAGCAGCTGGACGGAGTCTGG GTCTATCGGGGCTCTTCGACACTGGCCTGCACCATGCCAGCCCCTCTGCCCCCGATGCCTCTGTGATGAATCTGATCTCAGCCCTGGAGTCCCGGGGTCCCCAGCCTCCGCCCTCAgcctcctcccttctctcccaGTTCCGCACGCCATCCTGGCAGACAG CGATGCACACGCCTGCTCCTCCAGAACTATTCATCTCTGGAGCCCTTCCTGGTTCTGgctccttcccctcctcctcagctCTCTCAGCCTATCAGCACCCAGCATCCTTTTCCAGTCGCTCTTTCCCCACTGCCTCCCTTTCCCTCCAGGATACGCCCACGTTTAGCCCCACATCCAATGGCCTGCTCTCCCCACATGACCCCCTACTACACATCAAGGCTCCTTCCCAGTCTAGCCTGGGTTTTGATAGACTCCTGTCCTCGCAgggtgctgctgcagctgcctaTAGGGGCAGCCAAGATCCCACGGGTGCCACATCAGCCCAGGCCTCCTCTGCCAGgcatctgcagtcccaccagTTCAACCTGCTGTCATCACAGCTCCAGGACCAGTCCTCCCAGCTATACAACGCCTCCGTCTTTTCCTCAGCCCAGCCCCAGCCTCAGTCCCAGTCCCAGTCCAACTCTGCTCAGGAGCGGGCTGTGCCCCGGCAGGACAGCGTCATCAAGCACTATCAGCGACCCACGCCTGCCCAGTCGCAACTCTCGTCCTCTGCTGCCCACTCCCTCCAGCACTACCTCAGCTGTGGAGGGGCGGGATACCAGCAGATAGCCACCCATCACAGACATGCTGGCCTTTCTTGCAGCCCGCTGGGTGACCAGAGCCCCTCATCTGACCATAAGGCCACCTCTCGCACTGAGCAGTATCGGCCAATTATTCAGCCTCCCtattcttcatcctcctcctcctcttcttcttcagccGGGAAAGGTACCAAAAGCAGCTCCAGCAGCGGCTACTCTTCTGCCAGTTCAGCGTCATCATCAAGAACTCCTCACACACCCCCTTCTGCTTCCtctacctcctcttcttcctcctcttcttctgccaCCTCTGGGGCTCATCCTTCCAACTCAATCCCCACCTCCAGCTCCACCGCAGCCCCTTCCAGGCAGCAGCCACCCCCTCAGCCAGCTCCACCCCCTCCGGcccctcagcagcagcagcccccTCCCACATCCACCTCAGCCCCTCAGTCTCTCCCCAAATCCTGCCTCTCAGGCTATGGTTCTCCTGTGCCCCCAGTGAAAACCCCCACCTCTGCTCTTACTGGCCAGACCCCACCCCAGCAGCAGACCCAGTCATATTCCCCCAATCAACCCCCCACTTCCCACCTGGCTCAGTCCTACGGAGGCTTCAGTTCCCCACAAGCCCAGGACCTGAGCTCAGGTACTGGTGGGAAAGGTTATGGGAGTTTAGGAGGGCGAAGTCAGTCGTACTCCACTGATATATATGGAGCTGATTCTGCGTATGGATCACTTCCATCCTCTCTGGGTGGAGCTGGAAGCCCTTCACTAGGCTACGGAGCCCCAGGTCATTCCCCAGCCCTTTTAAGATCAAGTGGTTCATCAGGTAGTGGAGCATCAGGGGGAGGAAGCAGCAGTGGTACAGGAAGTGGAAACTCTGGGTCAGGAGGAGGAGCGGGAAATAGTATGACCAAtgagagaggtggaggaggtagTGGAGGAGGGTCTTATCATATTCCAGACTCTAGCCCCTCCCCTTCAGGCAACTCAGGCATTATCCGTCCAGGGTTGCACTCGCCAGTGCCCACCTGCCCCACACAGTCTCCAGGAGGTGCTGGTTctaataaatacatttcctcAGTTCTCTCCCCCACCTTCCTAGCCTCCCCACAGGGATATCCCGACACCAGAGGCCCCAGTTCCCAACCTCAGTCCTACCAttccacctcctccaaaacAAAAGCTGACACTTCCATGCTAGGAGTTGGCTCTCAGAGATCCCAAGAAGAagtagatgatgatgatgagttcTTGATCCAGCACCTGCTGCAAGCCCAAGCAAGTCCTGGTCCTCAGGCTGCCCATCACCATCCTCAACAGTCACAACAGACATCCCAACAAACACAGCCTCAGCCCCAGTCAGTGCCACCAACCACCGATGCAGGCAAAGGGCTGAGCTATGATATGGGAAAGTCCTCTGAGGAAAGGTACCACCCTCAGAGTGTCATACGTACCCACAGTGCCACATCCTCTGCTGGAGTAGGTAATGCAGGGTCTGGAGGGTCCATCCCAGGGCTCGAAAATCAGCTGGAGATGTCACtaaagaaacaacagcaacaacatcaacaacaacaccatcatcaacagcaacaacagcagcaaaggAACGAGAGATCTGTTGGAAGCAGCAGGAGCAGTGGAGGGCGAGGCAGTGCTGAACAAGTGCATTCCCACCTCCATCACCATGACAACTTAGGCTCGGTGGTTCACTATGGGCGGGGTGACCCATACACACAACACTCCCTTGCTCCCCAACACTCGTCACATAGTCAACACGTGTCCTCACACTCACAGATACCGTCCCGCACCCAAATGGAACTCCAAAAGAAGCCACAGGAGCGTGCAGAAATCCCTTACGCTCGGAAAACGCCAGAAGTCCAGCAACAGCATTCCCAGTCTCAAGCTGCTGGCTCCCTCATGGACTCCCCCACTGATCAATCCCGCCAGCCACCACACCTGCTCCAGTCAGTGCTGTCCCACACAACCCGCAACAAACTGGAGCCTCATCAACAGCATCACAAGATGGACTCTCaccaacaacatcaacaacagcaCCACAAGATGGACTCTCATCGGCAACACCAACCACATCAGCAACACCCGAAAATGGACTCCCACCCTCAGCATCAACAGCACCAGAAGATGGACACCCATCAGCATCAGCAACACCATAAAATTGATTCTCACTCACAGCATCAACAGCACCATAAAATGGACTCTCATCCCCAACAGCAACAGCACTCCATCAGCCAACAGCAAGCTGTAATGGACAGTGCTGGTGGGAGACTTGGCTCAAGTAAACATCAGGCTCAGTCTCAGTCCCAAACTACCCAGCTCCAGCTCCAACTCCAGTCCCAGGCTTTGGAGGTGGCAGCAGCTCATTACAACCATGGGCCCCCTACACATCCGCACGAGCAAAGCCAGGTTAAACAAAGCTCAGTGGTCTCTTCTTTGGACATGCTGGAGCGCTCTCTTTCTCAGACCTCTAGCACAGACGTAGCTGTTGCAGAGGACAGACGTGGTGGAGGAGGTAGTGGGGGAAGGAGCGGAGCTAACAATGAGCGCCTCAGACAGcaacagcaggagcagcagcagaggcagcatCCATCCCACCATCAGCCACAGCAAAGCCACCACTCACAGCAACACTCCGCCTCTGAACTCCACTCCTTCCTCTCCGAGCCTGACATCGGCTTGTCCACTCCCTCTCACATGCACCATCTTTCACAGCACCAcccacagcaacagcaacaacaacaacaccccAGCTCTCAGCACCAACAAACCCATTCTCACCACCCTCACACCCAAGCCCACCCTCAGCCACAGACCCCACACCCTCACCATATACCCCCACCTTCTGCCTCAGCCCACTCACAGCCTCAGCCTGACCCTCAGCAGCCACTCTCATCCCAGCTCACCCCTCAGCAGAGCCAGCTGGACCAACAGCGCTCAGAGCAGCACCAGTTTGACACAGTCAGCCCAGTGGAGAAAGCAGACCAGAATCAACAAAGTAACCGCTTTGTGCCCCTAACGTCCATCTGCTTCCCCGACTCCCTCCTTCAGGATGAGGACCGCTCCTTTTTTCCAGGAATGGAAGACATGTTTTGTGCAGATGACTATAAGTCAAGCTGTGCCGGTGGTGGAGGACCAGGGCAGGAGGAGATGAATGAAAGCCACACTGGGCAAGAGGGAATGGATTCCATGAAAGCTGGACAGAGTGGAGGTGGAGCAGGGGGAAGTAGTGGAGCTAGCTATGACATAATGGGTCACCACGGTGGAGATCAGGGTTATGAGCAGTACTGTCATGGCCTGGAAGAACCCAGCAACAACACCATGACTCTGGACCTAGACTCCCTTAAAACCCATGAGCTGCCTTCCACTGTCAACACTGAACAGCTTGGTTTGATTCAGTCCCAGGCCCCAGCTATGGGTATGGGCTCCAATAATGCTGGCCCTAACAACTCTGGAGCTAAACTGTCCGCTGGGCCTGGAGGAACTAGTGCGGGAGCGGGTTCTGGAGGCCTCCAGTCTCCCATTTTCTGCTCATCTCGTCCCAAGAAGCTCCTCAAGTCTAGTTCTTTCCACCTTTTAAAGGAGCGCCGGGACCCCAACACACTGCCTAAGAAAAGTTACGCTCAAGAATACGAGTTTGAAGATGATGAGGATAAAGCCGACCAGCCAGCTGACATTCGGTTGAACAGCCGGAGGCTCCCAGACCTTCTGCCAGACTTGGTATCCAGCTGcagaaagggaggaggaggcagtGGATCTCTCAGCCCTTTGATGGGTGACATTGACTTCTACCACTCCTCAGGCTACTCATCTATGGGTTCACACTCTCTTCTGCCTCAGGAAGGCCCCAAGAAGAGGGGCCGAAAACCCACTAGGCCTAAGAGAGAAGGTCCCCCTAGGCCTAGAGGCAGGCCTCGCATCCGCCCTATGCCTGAGCCCTACACCCCACGAGGAATGATGGGGGAAATGGGTGGAACAACGgtaggagggggagggggattCAGTGTGGAGGGGCGAGGTAGGGGCAGGGGCCGTGGAAGCCGAGgtagaggagggaggagggaggataTGTACATGGAAATGAGCGGGAAAGAGCAGGAGCAGATGCACCACCATCATCTCCATCAGCAGCAGTCACAGCAGCTTCAACACCAGCCCCAACAGCAACATGAGCCTATTCCACCTTTGAAG atcaagTTACCGATTGGTACCCTGTCCTCCTCGGATGCCTTGCTGAGGACGGACTCTTTGTCTGGCACAGACCCTGCTTTGTCAGACGGCTCAGTGGGCTCAGCTCCCTCACTTGGTTTAAGCCCCGGACCTCCTTGCAGCACTGAAAGCAACAGGAGTCAGGACAAGAACAAACATAAAAGCCAGATGATGAGTGAAGGAGTGGATGAAGAGGGGCTGGAGGAAAGG GGTGATGAGAAGGACTCTGAGTCCAAGGCCGGCTTCGTTGCTTCATTCTTGGACTTCCTAAAGACCGGGAAGAGACCTCCGGGCTTGGACATCTCACCAGGAATGGAACATGACAATGGTGAAACCTCACCCTGTAAATCCGGGGGTCTGCGCCCGCTGTCTCCTGCaccccctcctccaccaccaccacctccgtTCGGGGACGGTGAAGGGAACGGGGGTCTGGCTCTGGGCAACTGCCCCAGCCCCAAGCGCGTGGAGGACGAGCTGAAGAGGAACCTGGAGACTTTGCCGTCATTCTCCTCTGACGAGGAGGACTCAGTCGGAAAGAACCAGGACCTCCAGAAGAGCATCTCCTCAGCCATTTCTGCTCTGTACGACACTCCTCAGCTAACATCTAACATCCAACCCCCGctacctcctccacctccccagcCTCAACCAACGCAGGCCCCTCTTACACCCACGCTGCAGCCCCCGACGCTTAGCCCTCAGCCCGCCATGCATACACCCCACGCCCAACCACAGTCCAACGAACCTGACGTGCTCCAGCCGGAAGACGGAGACATGGATGAGaacaaggaggaggagaacgaggaggagaggagcacaggagaggatggagagagtgatatgacagaggagagagaaccACAGCTGGAAACTCTGGGTGCTCCTAAGCTTGAAA TGTCCCTCCCTGAGATCCCTCCAGCGCCAGCAACCCCCGAGCCTCCCTCTGCCCCTCCCTCTCCtgcctcatcctcctctccctctcattcccccctccctcccctctcgcTCCCCTCACCCCTGCCTCAACCAGAGGAACAACTGGAGAATTCCCAGCCTTCGAGCCCCGTCGCTCCCACATCCCCGTCTCCGTCACCTCCCCCGTCTGCCACTCTCCCTCCACCCGCCGccaccactcctcctcctcctcctccacctcctccccctccccctccgacctcccctcctcccccgtCTTCAACTCAGAAGGAGGAGTCTCCCATGCCCTCTCCGGAGTCCCCTGCCTCTCCCGAAGAGCCCCCACCTCCCAAGATCACCTCCCTGCACTTGGCTCAGAAACAAGAAGACGCAGCCATCGTCGGAGAGAGCGAGGAGGATGAGAGCGAGAGTGGCGGGGAGGGCATCTTCAGAGAGAGGGATGAGTTTGTGGTGCGGGTGGAAGACATTCGAACTCTCAag CTGGCCCTGCAGACGGGCCGTGAGCCTCCACCCATCTGGAGAGTGCAGAAAGCCCTGCTGCAGAAGTTCAGCCCAGAGATCAAAGATGGGCAGAGACAGTTCTGCGCCACAAGCAAC TATCTTGGCTACTTTGGAGATGCCAAGAGGCGTTACCAGCGAATCTATGTCAAGTTTTTGGAGAATGTCAATAAGAAGGACTATGTCAGGGTCTGCTCTCGAAGACCTTGGCGCAGAGCCACACCTGCTCTCAG ACGCCAGTCCCTCCCCAGGATGGCTTCCCCTCCTGCTACCCAGGTGCCACAGAAAGCGgtggaaaaagaggagagagtgtCTCCACCCATCCAGCGCGAACAGCGGGAGAAAAcgagaacaacaacaacaaaagaacaacGTGAGAAGAAGGAGGTTCCAGCCGTCGTGCCCAAAGccaaggagagggagaaagacaggGAGCCCGAGAAGGAGAAGCGAGTACAGCCGTCACAGGAGAAAGCGGAGAAACGGGCTGCCGCAGCGGAACGAGGAAGGgcgagggaggagaggaaagcggtggagaggaaggagaaggaaaaggCTGAGCGCCCTCCCAAATCTAAGCCGGCCAAAGTGAAGGCAGAGCCACCGcccaagaagaggaagaagtggCTGAAGGAAGTACCCTCATCATCTGACTCAGACTCATCAGATGAAGCAGCTAGTGAGAATGAAA TGCCAGTGAAAGGCGGAGTGAACAACCGTGCCATGAGGGAGATGTTCAGGAGCTACGTGGAGATGCTGGTCAGCACAGCCCTGGACCCCGACATGATCCAAGCCCTGGAGGACACAGACG ATGAGCTGTACCTCCCTCCTATGAGGAAGATTGACAGCATCCTCAGCGAACAGAAGAGGAGGTTGTTGAGGAGAGTTAGCATGAGCTCTCAGCACCAG GAGGTCCTGCATGCGTACCCCCAGATCATTGTAGACCCCCTGGATTCAGGAGTTGTGAGGGTGCGGCTCAGCGGCGACGCTTACAACCGCAAAACCCTCAACAGAGTCAAGAAGACCCTGCCTAAACCACAggta GACCTTAAACTGTCAGGCGAGTCATATCGGATCTACAGTCTGTACCACTCCCTGCATCACTATAAGTACCACACCTTCTTACAGTGCAAGAAAGAG ACCAACACCATCGAACAGGCAGCTGAGGACCCGGGCCAAGAGGAAGTGGTGCAGCAGTGCATGGCCAACCAGAGCTGGCTGGACACCCTCTTCAGCTCCTTCATCGAGCTGCTCACACTCAGCACCAAAGCCTGA